The Cylindrospermopsis curvispora GIHE-G1 genome contains a region encoding:
- a CDS encoding phosphoribulokinase: MTSKPERVVLIGVAGDSGCGKSTFLRRLIDLFGEDFMTVICLDDYHCLDRKQRKETGITALDPRANNFDLMYEQIKALKEGYAVDKPIYNHETGMIDPPERIKPNHIIVVEGLHPLYDERVRSLLDFSVYFDISDEVKIAWKIQRDMAERGHRYEDVLAQINSRKPDFDKFIEPQREFADVVLQVLPTNLIKNDTERKVLRVRMLQKEGKEGFAPVYLFDEGSTIQWTPCGRKLTCSYPGMQMYYGSDVYYGRYVSVLEVDGQFDNLDEVIYVEKHLSNTSTKYIGEMTHLLLQHREYPGSNNGTGLFQVLTGLKMRSVYEILTAKEAKLAVKA, encoded by the coding sequence ATGACAAGTAAGCCGGAAAGGGTGGTATTAATTGGAGTAGCAGGGGACTCAGGATGCGGCAAATCTACGTTTTTGCGCCGGTTGATTGACCTGTTCGGTGAAGATTTTATGACAGTGATCTGTTTAGATGACTATCATTGCTTAGACCGCAAACAACGTAAAGAAACTGGTATTACTGCCTTAGATCCTAGAGCTAATAACTTCGATCTCATGTATGAGCAAATTAAAGCTCTGAAAGAAGGTTATGCTGTTGATAAACCAATTTACAACCATGAGACCGGCATGATTGACCCGCCGGAAAGAATTAAACCTAATCACATTATTGTGGTTGAAGGTTTGCATCCTTTGTACGATGAAAGAGTCCGATCCCTTTTAGATTTCAGTGTTTATTTTGACATCAGCGATGAGGTGAAAATTGCCTGGAAGATTCAGAGAGACATGGCAGAGCGTGGTCATCGATATGAAGATGTTTTAGCTCAAATTAACTCTCGCAAGCCCGACTTTGATAAATTCATTGAGCCTCAAAGAGAGTTTGCCGATGTAGTTTTACAGGTATTGCCTACAAACTTAATCAAAAACGATACTGAGCGCAAGGTTCTGCGGGTAAGAATGCTGCAAAAAGAGGGTAAAGAGGGATTTGCACCGGTTTACCTATTTGATGAAGGTTCAACCATCCAATGGACTCCTTGTGGAAGGAAGTTAACCTGTTCCTATCCTGGCATGCAAATGTACTACGGTTCTGATGTTTATTATGGTCGCTATGTTTCTGTTTTGGAAGTAGATGGCCAGTTTGATAATTTAGATGAAGTAATCTATGTAGAAAAACATTTGAGTAATACATCTACTAAATACATTGGTGAAATGACCCACTTGTTGTTGCAGCATCGTGAATATCCTGGTTCTAATAATGGCACTGGTTTATTCCAAGTCTTAACCGGGTTAAAAATGCGCTCTGTTTACGAAATTTTGACAGCCAAGGAAGCAAAACTAGCAGTTAAAGCCTAA
- a CDS encoding Coenzyme F420 hydrogenase/dehydrogenase, beta subunit C-terminal domain yields MTNINSNNHKKSKALKPGSRRPAKELCSECGLCDTYYIHYVKEACAFITQRIEELEVNTHQRCRDLDKENELYFGVHQEMMAARKQVPIVGAQWTGIVSTIAIEMLNRGLVEGVVCVQNSQEDRFQPMPTIARTPEAILAAKVNKPTLSPNLSVLEEIERSGMKKLLVIGVGCQIQALRTVEKQLGLEKLYVLGTPCVDNVTRAGLQKFLETTSRSPGTVVSYEFMQDFRVHFKHEDGSEEKVPFFGLKTNILKDIFAPSCMSCFDYVNSLADLVVGYMGAPYPWQWIVVRNDTGKQMLDLVKEQLEIQPVMSQGNRQPAVQQGIKAYDDAVTLPMWVAQLMGIVIDRIGPKGLEYGKFSIDSHFARNYLYVKRHHPQKLEAHVPEFAKRIVAQYDLPEVD; encoded by the coding sequence ATGACTAATATAAACTCTAATAATCACAAAAAGTCAAAAGCACTGAAACCTGGTAGTCGTCGTCCAGCTAAGGAACTTTGTAGCGAGTGTGGACTGTGTGACACTTACTATATCCACTATGTTAAAGAAGCTTGTGCCTTTATCACTCAAAGAATAGAGGAGTTAGAAGTAAATACTCATCAGCGGTGTCGAGACCTAGATAAAGAAAATGAACTCTACTTTGGTGTACATCAAGAAATGATGGCAGCTCGGAAACAAGTACCTATCGTTGGTGCCCAATGGACAGGAATTGTGAGTACCATAGCTATAGAAATGTTAAATCGTGGTTTAGTGGAAGGGGTTGTCTGCGTGCAGAATAGCCAAGAAGACCGCTTTCAACCCATGCCCACCATTGCCCGCACTCCTGAAGCCATACTAGCTGCTAAGGTCAATAAACCCACCCTTTCCCCCAATCTCTCGGTTTTAGAGGAAATTGAGCGGTCAGGGATGAAAAAGTTATTGGTTATCGGAGTAGGTTGTCAAATTCAAGCCTTGCGTACAGTAGAAAAACAACTGGGACTGGAAAAACTCTATGTTCTGGGTACACCATGTGTGGATAATGTTACTAGAGCCGGACTGCAAAAATTTTTAGAAACTACTAGTCGTTCTCCTGGAACGGTTGTTAGTTACGAGTTTATGCAGGACTTTCGTGTACATTTTAAACATGAAGACGGGTCGGAAGAAAAAGTGCCCTTCTTCGGTTTAAAAACCAACATCCTCAAGGATATATTTGCCCCGTCCTGTATGAGTTGCTTTGATTATGTTAACTCCCTAGCAGATCTAGTGGTGGGGTATATGGGTGCACCCTATCCCTGGCAATGGATAGTTGTTAGAAATGATACAGGCAAGCAAATGTTAGATCTGGTGAAGGAACAACTAGAAATTCAACCAGTCATGTCTCAAGGTAACCGTCAACCTGCTGTACAGCAGGGAATAAAAGCCTACGATGACGCAGTGACATTGCCGATGTGGGTAGCCCAACTAATGGGAATCGTGATAGATAGAATTGGGCCCAAAGGTTTAGAATACGGAAAGTTTTCCATAGATTCTCACTTTGCCAGAAATTATTTATACGTTAAGCGCCATCATCCTCAAAAACTAGAAGCCCACGTCCCCGAGTTTGCTAAGCGGATTGTAGCCCAGTATGATTTACCAGAAGTTGACTAA